A section of the Paenibacillus aurantius genome encodes:
- a CDS encoding HXXEE domain-containing protein: protein MFPWLNQVLSLHTVIWLLPIVFMFHDLEEIVTVEPFMRRNRMEIEKRLPSGIGKRLNKIFGMRTGSFAVAVGFMLLGVSFCTVWAGIALDQGGSLLPFAAALAVFFAHSFTHLGQSVLLRRYTPGVATAVLLVLPYSIYAYYRLFSADLLTWATAELGLLLGVGGVIPLLWLGHKTGTRLFKNGLDFE from the coding sequence ATGTTTCCATGGCTGAATCAAGTGTTATCCCTGCATACGGTGATTTGGCTGCTGCCGATTGTCTTTATGTTTCACGATCTCGAGGAAATTGTGACGGTCGAGCCCTTCATGCGGCGTAACCGCATGGAGATAGAGAAGCGGCTGCCTTCGGGGATCGGCAAACGTCTTAATAAGATCTTCGGCATGCGGACAGGCTCCTTTGCGGTGGCAGTCGGCTTCATGCTGCTGGGCGTCTCCTTCTGTACCGTCTGGGCAGGGATAGCGTTGGACCAAGGGGGAAGCTTGCTGCCGTTCGCCGCGGCTCTGGCCGTTTTTTTCGCACATTCCTTCACCCATCTGGGGCAGTCCGTTCTGCTTCGCCGCTACACGCCTGGCGTCGCGACAGCGGTCCTTCTCGTACTTCCGTATTCGATCTATGCATACTACCGTCTGTTCTCCGCTGATCTGCTGACCTGGGCGACGGCGGAACTTGGGCTTCTGCTGGGGGTCGGGGGAGTCATCCCGCTGCTTTGGCTCGGGCATAAGACCGGGACCCGCCTGTTCAAGAATGGATTGGATTTCGAATAA
- a CDS encoding VOC family protein codes for MSQPTGIVIERLDHFVLTVRDIQRTVKFYEEIMGMEVVRFGEGRCALQFGRQKINLHEQGKEFEPKAHHPVPGSADLCFVSPTPLADIIRHLNASGIAILEGPVKRTGAMGPIESVYFRDPDLNLIEVSNYLPSP; via the coding sequence ATGAGTCAACCAACCGGCATCGTCATCGAGCGGCTGGACCATTTCGTGCTGACGGTACGGGATATTCAGCGAACGGTAAAGTTTTACGAGGAGATTATGGGTATGGAGGTGGTCCGGTTCGGAGAAGGCCGCTGTGCGCTGCAGTTCGGCCGGCAGAAGATCAACCTGCACGAGCAGGGCAAAGAGTTCGAGCCGAAAGCCCATCATCCGGTCCCCGGCTCGGCGGATCTATGTTTTGTTTCCCCTACGCCCCTGGCCGACATCATTCGGCATCTGAACGCTTCCGGCATTGCAATCCTCGAAGGGCCGGTTAAACGGACAGGGGCGATGGGACCAATCGAATCGGTTTATTTCCGCGATCCGGATCTTAACCTGATTGAAGTATCCAATTATCTTCCGTCCCCTTAG
- a CDS encoding SDR family NAD(P)-dependent oxidoreductase yields MKKPLEGKIALVTGASRGAGRGIAVELGEAGATVYGSGRSLRGATTLGFPGSLDETVEAIQASGGTAFACRCDHTNDEETKGLIERIRREQGRLDILVNNVWGLHELESNPHPKPFWEYPLQMWDATFQRGVRAQLATNHFAIPLMLETGSGLIVHTTFRDRDKYLGSFYYDLAKNAINRMVFGLAQDLAGTGLAAVGVSPGWMRTELVLKAFHTDEEHWQEVGELQQTESPYYVGRAVAALAADPEVRNRSGQVLLTGDLAREYGFTDRDGRVIPPFRL; encoded by the coding sequence GTGAAGAAACCGCTGGAAGGAAAAATCGCTCTCGTCACAGGGGCAAGCCGGGGTGCCGGACGGGGGATCGCCGTCGAGCTTGGAGAAGCGGGGGCCACGGTGTATGGATCTGGAAGAAGCTTGCGGGGGGCGACGACACTCGGGTTTCCAGGCAGTCTCGACGAAACTGTCGAAGCCATTCAAGCCTCGGGGGGAACGGCCTTCGCCTGCCGCTGCGATCATACGAACGACGAGGAAACGAAGGGCCTGATCGAGAGAATCCGCCGGGAGCAAGGGCGGCTCGACATCCTGGTGAATAATGTTTGGGGTCTGCATGAGCTGGAGTCAAATCCTCATCCCAAGCCATTCTGGGAGTATCCTTTGCAGATGTGGGACGCGACCTTTCAGAGGGGGGTCCGCGCGCAGCTGGCGACGAACCATTTTGCCATCCCGCTTATGCTCGAGACCGGCTCCGGCCTAATCGTCCATACCACGTTCCGGGACCGGGACAAGTACCTGGGGAGCTTCTACTACGACTTGGCCAAAAATGCGATCAACCGCATGGTGTTCGGGCTGGCGCAGGATCTGGCCGGCACCGGCCTGGCGGCGGTGGGGGTCTCCCCGGGCTGGATGCGGACGGAGCTCGTGCTGAAGGCTTTTCATACGGATGAAGAGCATTGGCAGGAGGTCGGGGAGCTGCAGCAGACCGAATCGCCCTATTATGTCGGGCGGGCCGTAGCGGCCCTGGCCGCCGATCCGGAGGTGCGGAACCGAAGCGGACAGGTGCTCCTGACGGGCGACCTGGCGCGGGAATACGGGTTCACCGACCGGGACGGCCGCGTGATCCCTCCTTTTCGTCTCTAA